The region GCCGTTCTCCATGAATGACCTCGGGGCTAAGACCAGAGAGGCGATGGAAGACGAGTGTCGCGTCGCTTGAAAACGCGACGCCCTCTGTGTCTTTCTCATTCCGCCGCTATGGCGATTCGCTTGGGCTTTTTCGCCTCGCTGATGGGCAGCTGAACGCGCAGCAGTCCGTTCTTGAGCGAGGCCTTCACGCCAGCGGCATCCACGCGATCTGGGAGCTCGAAGCTCGCCTTGTAGGTCACAGGCGAGATCTCGCGCAGCGCGAGCGTGTAGCCTTCGGGCTCCGCCACCGTGTTGGCGGCTTCGATCAACAGAACGCTGTCCTCGACGGTCACTTGGAGCGACT is a window of Lentisphaerota bacterium DNA encoding:
- a CDS encoding Hsp20/alpha crystallin family protein, producing MKTDVVKQEDVQVERRECRDEIMPNTAVRQDKDGFLLVAELPGVDDKSLQVTVEDSVLLIEAANTVAEPEGYTLALREISPVTYKASFELPDRVDAAGVKASLKNGLLRVQLPISEAKKPKRIAIAAE